The Halarchaeum grantii nucleotide sequence CCGAGGCCGGCAGCTTTGAAGGCGCGCCGACCCAAGGCCGAGTATGCACACCGTCTCGCTCGCAGAGCAGGACTCCCGGATGGGACCGGCCTCGACCGTCTACGCGCTGACGGACGCGCTCGGCGCGAGCGAACTCGCGCTCAACTACTACGAGCTCGAACCCGGCGAATCGACGTCGTACGGCTATCACGCCCACGAGGACCAAGAGGAGGTCTTCTACGTCGAATCCGGCGAGCTCACGTTCCGCATTCCCGACGGGGAGGTCACCGTCGGCGAGCACGAACTCGTCCGCTTCGGGCCCGGCGAGTTCCAGCGCTCCGAGAACACCGGCGACGACACCGCCGTCGTCCTCGCGATGGGCGCGCCACAGGACCCCGGCGGGACCGTCCTCCGGCGCGAGTGCGAGGCCTGCGGCGGCGAGACGCGTCACGGCGTCGAGCTCGCCGACGCCGCCGACGAGATACTCGTCCGCTGCGAGGACTGCGGCGAAATCACGGGGCGCTACGAATGACCGACGCGAGCGACGAACGCGGCGCGCGCGACGAGTACACGCCGCGCCTCGTCTACGACGACGACTGTGGCTTCTGCACGTGGTGCGCCGAGCGCGCGCTCGAAGTCGGCGAGTTCGAGGCCGTGGGCTTCTCCGAGCTCACGCCCGACCAGCGCGCGCGCCTCCCCGCCGACTACGAGACCTCCGCACACCTCCTCACGGACGACGCGGTGTACTCGGCGGGCGAAGCCGTCGAGCAGGCGCTCGTCCGCATGGTCCCCGAACTCGGCGGCGTCGTCTCCGAGCTCCGCGAGTTCGAGCTCTATCGCGAGGTCCGCGAGGGCCTCTACCGGTGGGGAGCCGACCACCGCGACTGGTGGGGGAAGATCGTCAGCGCGACGCCGCCGGCGCGCGAGTAGTCAGTCCGCCGCGCGCGGCGTCCGCGCCGCCGCGAACGCACAGAAGTTATCGAAGAGCCGCTTGGCCTCGCAGGCCGCGTCGTAGTTCTCCGCCGTGATACCGTCGAGGACGGCCGCCTTGCGCTCCTCGGCGAGGTCGTCCTTCCGGACGGTGACGCGCTCGGCCGTCTCCGTGTCGTACTCGGGGTGGAACTGGACGCCGTAGGCGTTCCCGCGCCGGAAGGCGTGGATGCCGTAGTCGTTCTCCGCGAGCAGCTCCGCGTTCGGTGGGAGCTCCGTGACGGCGTCCGAGTGCGTCGTGAACACCGTGAACTCGGAGTCGACGCCGTCGAAGAGCCGGTCGGAGCCGTCGTGCGTCACCTCGCGGTAGCCGATCTCGTACTCGTCCATCCCCTCGACGGTGCCGCCGAGCGCGGCCGCGACGAGCTGGTGGCCGAAACAGACGCCGAGGATCGGGAGGCCGCGCTCGTGCGCGCTCGCGACCCACTCACGGGTCGGCGCGATCCACTCCTCCTCGTCCCAGTAGACCGACGCCCGCGACCCCGTGACGACGACCGCGTCGAAGTCGTAGCCCTCGGGGAGTTCCCCGCCGGCGACGTGGAACTCGACGAGGTCCCCGTCCACCTCGCGGCGGAAGTTCCGCGCGGTGTCGGCGGGGTCGTGGGCGGCGTTCAGCAACGCGATGCGGAGGCGCTCCATGGAACCTAGAACCAGGTGCATCGGAAAATGGTTGTCGCCGACCGGCGGCGTTTGCCGCACTCGCGAACGCGGCCCCGAGAGACGAACCCGCCGCGTCGCGTCGCCTACTCCTCCGCGACGTCGCGGAGGACGTCCGGCGCCGCCGCCAGCGCGTCATCGACCGCGTCGGCGTCGGGTCCGCCGCCCTGCGCGAAGTCGGCGGGGCCGCCGCCGCCGCCGCCGACCATCCCGGCGAGCTCGCTCACGACCCGCCCGGCGTTCACGGGCGCGCCGTCGGGGACGCCGACGACGAACTGCGCGCCGTCCGCACCACTGCCGACGACCGCGATCCTGTCGTCCTCGACGAGCGCGTTCGCGGTCGCGCGCAACTCGTCCATGTCCGCGTCGAGGCGCTGGATCGTCGCCGACCACTCGCCGACCTCGACCTCCTCGCCGGCCGCGCCGCCCGACGCGCGCGCCGCCGCGAGCTGCTCCTTCAGCTCCTCGATGCGCTTGCCGCGCTCCTTCCACTCCGTGAAGAAGCGCTCTGCGGTGTCCGGTACCTCCTGGGGGGAGACGTCGAAGGTGTCGGCGGTCGCGTCGAGGTAGTCCTCCTGGCGCTGGACGTGCTCGAGCGCCGCGACGCCGGCCGCGAACGTGATTCGCTCGACGCCGTCCTGGATGCGCTCGGTGTTCAGGATCTTGATCGTCCCGATGTCGCCCGTGCGCGTCACGTGCGTCCCCGCACACGCCTGGACGTCCTCCGCGACGTGGATGAGCCGGATGTTCTCGCCCGGCGGGATGCCGCCCTGATAGAGGTCGAAGCCGTGCTCGGCCTCCGCCTCGTGGCGATGAGGCCACTCCTGCTCGACGGCGGTGTTGTCGGTCACGATCTCGTTCGCGACGCGTTCGATGGCCTTCACCTCGTCGCGCGAGATGCGGTCGTAGTGCCGGACGTCGATGCGCGAGGAGTCCGTGCCCTTCTGTGCGCCCGCCTGCCGGACGTGCGGGCCGAGCACCTCGCGCGCCGCGTGCCCGATGAGGTGGGTCGCCGTGTGATGCTGCATGAGGCGCTGGCGACGCGACATGTCGATCTGGCCGCGCACGAACTCGCCCTTCCCCGGGTCCTCGTCCGTCCGGTGGAGGACGACGCCGTCGCGCATCTGGACGTCCGAGACCTGCACCGTCTTGTCGTCCGTCGAGAGCGTCCCGTGGTCGGCGGGCTGCCCGCCGCCCTCCGGGTAGAACATCGTCTGGTCGAGCACGACATCGTACTCGGGGTCGCCGTCCTCGCTCTCGCGCTCGAAGACATCGAGGACGACCGCCTCGAACTCCGCGCGGTACTGGTCGTCGTAGTAGAGCTCCTCCGTGTCCGGGAGCTCCGAGAGGCGCTCGTCGGTCTCCTCGGACTCCTCGAACGCCGCCCCGGAGTCGTGGCGCGAGGCGACGAGCGAGTAGAAGTCGTCCGGCTCGTCCACCGTCGCGCCCACGTCTTCGGCGATCTCCCGAACCATGTCGGGCTGGATGCCGTGGCTGTCGTAAAACTCCACGAGCTCGCTCGTCGGGATGGGCTCGCCTTTCTCCGCGTACTCCTCGGCGAGCTGGCGGACGCGCCGGCCGCCGCGCTCGAGCGTGCGCTCGTACTTCGCGGACTCCGAGCGCACGATGTCGCGGATGGTCTCGCGGTTCTCGTAGCCGAGGCGCTCGGCCTGCCGGTCCACGAGGTCCTCGAGGTCGACGTCCGCGTCGATGTCGTCGATGAGGCGCGCCGTCCGCCGGAGCACCATCCGCGCGAGGTAGCCCGTCCCGACGTTCGACGGGACGATGCCGTCGCCGAACATGTAGGCGAGGGTGCGGACGTGGTCGGCGATGGCGTAGATGTTCTCCAAGGGCCGCATCAGCTCGTGGAGGCGCTCGGTCTCCACGTCGAGCTTGTCCGCGATGTTGTCGCGGGCCGCGTCCATGTCCTCCACCTCGTCGATGTCGAGGTGGCCCGCGAGCTTCGCCGCGCGGTGGATGAGTTCCTCCTCCGCCTCGGTGTGGTCGATGCCCGCCGCGTCCTTCAGATAGGCGATGGCGTCCGGGTACACCGCCTCGTAGACCGTGGGCGTCCCCTGCGAGACCCACGTCCAGCGCTCGAGGCCGTAGCCCGTGTCGACGATGTACGTGTCCATCGGCGAGTACGTGTTCCCGTCCTTCATCTCGTACTCCCCGTCGGGGTCCTGCTCCATCGACATGAAGACGAGCG carries:
- a CDS encoding cupin domain-containing protein: MHTVSLAEQDSRMGPASTVYALTDALGASELALNYYELEPGESTSYGYHAHEDQEEVFYVESGELTFRIPDGEVTVGEHELVRFGPGEFQRSENTGDDTAVVLAMGAPQDPGGTVLRRECEACGGETRHGVELADAADEILVRCEDCGEITGRYE
- a CDS encoding DCC1-like thiol-disulfide oxidoreductase family protein → MTDASDERGARDEYTPRLVYDDDCGFCTWCAERALEVGEFEAVGFSELTPDQRARLPADYETSAHLLTDDAVYSAGEAVEQALVRMVPELGGVVSELREFELYREVREGLYRWGADHRDWWGKIVSATPPARE
- a CDS encoding type 1 glutamine amidotransferase, whose amino-acid sequence is MERLRIALLNAAHDPADTARNFRREVDGDLVEFHVAGGELPEGYDFDAVVVTGSRASVYWDEEEWIAPTREWVASAHERGLPILGVCFGHQLVAAALGGTVEGMDEYEIGYREVTHDGSDRLFDGVDSEFTVFTTHSDAVTELPPNAELLAENDYGIHAFRRGNAYGVQFHPEYDTETAERVTVRKDDLAEERKAAVLDGITAENYDAACEAKRLFDNFCAFAAARTPRAAD
- the alaS gene encoding alanine--tRNA ligase, which produces MSDLEAEYRLDYFEEEGFRRGECTECGAHFWTRDPERETCGEPPCEDYGFIDDPGFDEEYSLVEMRERFLSFFEAHDHERIDPYPVAANRWRDDVLLTQASIYDFQPLVTSGETPPPANPLTISQPCIRMQDIDNVGKTGRHTMAFEMMAHHAFNTREDAEREYAYEGEVYWKDETVAYCDEFFADMGADPEDITYIEDPWVGGGNAGPAFEVLYKGAELATLVFMSMEQDPDGEYEMKDGNTYSPMDTYIVDTGYGLERWTWVSQGTPTVYEAVYPDAIAYLKDAAGIDHTEAEEELIHRAAKLAGHLDIDEVEDMDAARDNIADKLDVETERLHELMRPLENIYAIADHVRTLAYMFGDGIVPSNVGTGYLARMVLRRTARLIDDIDADVDLEDLVDRQAERLGYENRETIRDIVRSESAKYERTLERGGRRVRQLAEEYAEKGEPIPTSELVEFYDSHGIQPDMVREIAEDVGATVDEPDDFYSLVASRHDSGAAFEESEETDERLSELPDTEELYYDDQYRAEFEAVVLDVFERESEDGDPEYDVVLDQTMFYPEGGGQPADHGTLSTDDKTVQVSDVQMRDGVVLHRTDEDPGKGEFVRGQIDMSRRQRLMQHHTATHLIGHAAREVLGPHVRQAGAQKGTDSSRIDVRHYDRISRDEVKAIERVANEIVTDNTAVEQEWPHRHEAEAEHGFDLYQGGIPPGENIRLIHVAEDVQACAGTHVTRTGDIGTIKILNTERIQDGVERITFAAGVAALEHVQRQEDYLDATADTFDVSPQEVPDTAERFFTEWKERGKRIEELKEQLAAARASGGAAGEEVEVGEWSATIQRLDADMDELRATANALVEDDRIAVVGSGADGAQFVVGVPDGAPVNAGRVVSELAGMVGGGGGGPADFAQGGGPDADAVDDALAAAPDVLRDVAEE